The Nakaseomyces glabratus chromosome D, complete sequence nucleotide sequence AACAATACTACTACATTGACACCCGAGCGTGACAGCTCTTTGAATAAACATAACAACAGCTCCTCGCCTCAGATAGCTGACATTAACGCATCTAAGCGACCTCGAACTACTCCTGACATATCAGCGAATCCACAGAATAACAACATACCACAGGTTAATGTGCCGGACGATGCTCTATCGCGGTCTTCTTCTGATAGTGGGCAGCAAAGAATACTGAAGGGTTCGTGGACCATTGGtggtgaagatgaaaaaatgGACGATCACACTCATTTGAAAATACATGGAGATGAAGATATGGGCGAGATGTCAAATGAGAAGACGACGATTAATGAAAGCAATAGCGAGTTGGATAGAAGTACACAGTCGTCAAGTGAAATGACCTATCAGCCAACCGACAACCAGGGTGGCATCATCACAAGTGTCTATGATAACGATGTTGATATGGATAGAGACGTTACACCACCATATGACGAACCTTATGTAGATCTTGCAGCATTACAGGAAGACCAATATCATGCTCCAGGGTATAACACACTACTACCACCCCAGACTGAACAGTTCAAAGGAAAGAAGTGCCTAGTTCTAGATCTGGATGAAACGCTAGTGcattcttctttcaaatatttaaGGACAGCAGATTTTGTCTTACCAGTGAATATTGACGATCAGGTTCACAATGTGTATGTAATAAAGCGACCTGGTGTGGATGAGTTTTTGAAACGGGTGGGTGAACTTTACGAAGTAGTCGTTTTCACAGCTAGTGTGGCAAGGTATGGTGATCCCCTCCTGGATATACTGGACCAGCATAAGTCTATTCATCATAGACTATTTAGAGAAGCATGTTACAACTATGAAGGTAATTATATTAAGAATCTGTCTCAAATTGGACGGCCTTTATCTGAGATAATTATTTTAGATAATTCTCCAGCATCATATATTTTCCATCCACAACATGCCATTCCAGTTTCGTCTTGGTTTTCAGACTCGCATGATAATGAATTAATTGACATTGTACCACTATTAGAAGATCTATCTAGTAATTCAGTACTAGATGTCGGAAAGGTACTAGATGTTACAATCTAAGTCGTTAGCATTTTGCTCTCGTGTGTTTTAATGAGAAACAACCATTTTCTCTTATTTCGATCAAATTAACTGCACTTAAATTTGTCAATTGCAGTTGCATTTGCGCTATTGTATTGAGGCTATCTGAGATGTGTTTTATGCCTCCTGATAGAAGcttagttttttttttctttttattaacCTTAAGGTTTGAAGCAGCTGGTTCTACTTTTAGCCTACACGGGTAAAGACCATACCGTCATGTAATTTAAATAAACATTTCACATAAGaataaatatgatattttaattttggtTGAATAAGCATGCGTGGTAATGGTTTGCTATCTACCTGTAAATGACTCAAGGATACACACATGACGAGgttaagaagaagatcaagtTTGTGTAATGAAAATGCAGTAccaaatatataaagacTCTATAATCAAAGTATCTACCGAATGAACTATATGTTAAATAAATGGAAAGGGCACTATATCAGTTGTGCACTGTTTCATTAGATGGTATTCTCATGTTCTCAACAATTGGTTTCCCTATTCTCTCGATGACATCTTTTGCCCATAGGACATCTAAATGCGAATACTCATCGATATACCAGATCTTATAGATATCACGCGATTCGTAATTTATAAAGTGGTTGATTAACCTTTCCCCATCCACTAATCTATCTTGTTTTGGTGCAAAAAGCATGATATGTGGGAAATCATTTGCAGTCTCTCTAGGAGCATTTAAATGATTAGGGACATTCTTTAGGTTTAAGGAAGAGCTTGATGATGAGGTATCAGATAGAACAGGAAACCATGTTTTGGTGTCGGGGAAAAGCTTATGTGCACCATTTTTAAATCCAGTAATACTTCTGTCCGGAGTTAACCACCATCTCATTAGCTTGACTGACACGTAAACTGGGGAGAAAAGGAAACAGCGGTCTCTTAGTTTCTTGTCCCATAGTTTATCATTCCAATCAAACATATAATTGAACATGATGTATGAGAAAAAAGAGAACATCTTGGTTCCAGCCATTAACTTTCTCATTCTCATCATGAAAGGAATAAAAGATTTCTGTCCAAACACCCAGGGGCTATCTATGCTAGCCGCCATAAATCTCACAAACATTTTTTCATCTAGTAGTGGGCCAGGATATATTGCTGGTGCCAGGGCAATGAAGTTATCTAGGGAATCAATTAGTGTGAATTTATCTGGTTCATCATAAAGTTCTGGACCATTGATTAAGCCTAGCAAACTTTGTGTTGTTCCTTGAGAATGGCCTATTAAAgtaatttttgaaaaaccAGTCCTGCTTTTAACTTGTTCCACTAATGCTCTGATATCATACTTCACAAAATCTTTAATGTCCCAATCCCACTTATTGAACCAATGGGGTTTATCTATCTTATTTTTGTTCCAATCTGGGTTCAAGCCACATCTGTTGTTACCTAACCAAACATCAAAACCGGCCTGATGAAAGAAGTAAGCTAGAGAGGCTCTGCCTGTTGAAGCGTATGCTCCACAGCTTTGTAGCAATCCATGTAAAAGTAAAAGAGGGTATCTTTGAATGTTTTCCATACCAGGCTCGTTGTGTTTCATATGGAGAAGGTCTATTATATATCCATCTTTTGTCTCAATTCTAAAAGTTTCGATCTCGATATTATATTGGCTGTAGTAATACTCAAGATTCGGTACTAACTGTGAATCTTCAACTTCTGATATACTGTCGAAGGGATTCTCGGTGATATTGTTTAAATAAAATTGCCTATTTTCTTCATAGCTATCTTCATTCAGCGTAGAAGGTTCTGGAGACCCTGTGATGGTATTATCGTACTCTATGTTATTGTCCTCATCAACCTCTATATCCAAAGGTGTGGTTGAGGATGTGGACATCCCGCGATTGTGAGACTTCTCTCTGCCATGAGACTTGTTGTGTTTGTGTCTCTCTGGATATATCTTAGTGGATGACTTCCTTACATCACGCGGATCTTTATTACCAAATATATGCGAGGAGAATAAATTGTGGAACAGCGCCAGTATAAACAGTGCTGCCATAAAGCCTCCGATCATTAGATCAGACACGATCTCATGCAAAATATGTACCAAATAGTTTGTCATGTTTCTAGGAGAGAGAAATAATAGTTACCACACTAGCAGTTTATTAGTTTCGGTTGTATAGGTAAATGTTTAAAGGCTAAAAACGCGTATTGGTTTACAGATGTATGCTTAGTTTTCCAAACAGTTGTATCCCAAAATAAAAACGTGAAAACCGCTCAAAAAATGtggttttttgtttgattcGTTTTTTCTATGATAGCAGTTAGCAAACTGTCACTATTATAGTCTCTTAGAGTGCTTAATTCTCCTCTTCTTCGTGCTGTTTATTGGGCATAAAACAGCTTTAAAACTAGTATTGTTGGCATTTTGCGTTCTTGAAAACTCATCGCCGGCAAGTTCCCCGGACTTGCTCTAGACTTGTGAAAAttggtgaaaaaaatggctCATAGGCATTGCGAACTACAAACAATAGTCTGATGAAGTGGTCGATTGTGTGTGTTTATTGACCAGTATATTGATCCTTAGGTTTATCAAAGCGATAAAAGATGCAGGTAAGGAGTATTAGAAGGAAGCTCGATGCTCAGATAGATGCGGCTGAAGGGGAAGTTGCAGTGAAGGCATTACACTATAGCAACAGTGTTGTTTTACAAATTCGATAtaacggtgagtttgatTCTACATATGAAGTCAATTCCGTTGGTCTAAGGCCTGGATCCATGACTAATGGTAGACCATTGGCGTTGAATACTTATGCTAGTGAAGATAATAGCCAAAACGGCGGCTCCGGTGAGATAGATGAAGAAACGGAAGAGCCTACTGACTACTTGGCAGACTATAAAGTAGTAGTACGATTGGGGAATGGTGACGATCCTAAGATGAATATTGTCTGTTCACAAATTGCGGAGCTTTATAATCAAATGCAAGGTGGAGATGAACTTAGAGGTGTGAATCTTGTCATTAGTCTAAGTAGAAAGCTTTGGAAAGGTGAGGACTCACACTCGAGGGATTTTGCTGTATTAGTTTTCCTGCTGCAATGTATAAAGGATATGTATGTATGATGTTCAAGAACATATAAATTCTACGGAGAAATGCTGAGTATTGGGTAGAAAATGCGTTTGTAATTGTACTTACTTAGATGAGTCAATAACAGCCATATCGAGCACTTGGACTGTGCCAATATCCTTTGCTGACTCTACAATATATCTATAGCTAACTGGATCTATTAAACCGGAGGCTATCCATGCTGAATCAG carries:
- the PSR2 gene encoding putative phosphatase (CAGL0D03234g~Ortholog(s) have role in cellular response to salt stress, response to heat and cytosol localization), whose protein sequence is MGFISALFCCSSNSTTDSITTKQITSQNNNRDTSNTDPEKYHQNVKMMTYNNTTTLTPERDSSLNKHNNSSSPQIADINASKRPRTTPDISANPQNNNIPQVNVPDDALSRSSSDSGQQRILKGSWTIGGEDEKMDDHTHLKIHGDEDMGEMSNEKTTINESNSELDRSTQSSSEMTYQPTDNQGGIITSVYDNDVDMDRDVTPPYDEPYVDLAALQEDQYHAPGYNTLLPPQTEQFKGKKCLVLDLDETLVHSSFKYLRTADFVLPVNIDDQVHNVYVIKRPGVDEFLKRVGELYEVVVFTASVARYGDPLLDILDQHKSIHHRLFREACYNYEGNYIKNLSQIGRPLSEIIILDNSPASYIFHPQHAIPVSSWFSDSHDNELIDIVPLLEDLSSNSVLDVGKVLDVTI
- the YEH2 gene encoding sterol esterase (CAGL0D03256g~Ortholog(s) have sterol esterase activity, role in cell wall mannoprotein biosynthetic process, sterol metabolic process and integral component of membrane, plasma membrane localization), coding for MTNYLVHILHEIVSDLMIGGFMAALFILALFHNLFSSHIFGNKDPRDVRKSSTKIYPERHKHNKSHGREKSHNRGMSTSSTTPLDIEVDEDNNIEYDNTITGSPEPSTLNEDSYEENRQFYLNNITENPFDSISEVEDSQLVPNLEYYYSQYNIEIETFRIETKDGYIIDLLHMKHNEPGMENIQRYPLLLLHGLLQSCGAYASTGRASLAYFFHQAGFDVWLGNNRCGLNPDWNKNKIDKPHWFNKWDWDIKDFVKYDIRALVEQVKSRTGFSKITLIGHSQGTTQSLLGLINGPELYDEPDKFTLIDSLDNFIALAPAIYPGPLLDEKMFVRFMAASIDSPWVFGQKSFIPFMMRMRKLMAGTKMFSFFSYIMFNYMFDWNDKLWDKKLRDRCFLFSPVYVSVKLMRWWLTPDRSITGFKNGAHKLFPDTKTWFPVLSDTSSSSSSLNLKNVPNHLNAPRETANDFPHIMLFAPKQDRLVDGERLINHFINYESRDIYKIWYIDEYSHLDVLWAKDVIERIGKPIVENMRIPSNETVHN
- the IRC25 gene encoding Irc25p (CAGL0D03278g~Ortholog(s) have role in chaperone-mediated protein complex assembly, nuclear-transcribed mRNA catabolic process, non-stop decay, proteasome assembly and intracellular localization), with protein sequence MQVRSIRRKLDAQIDAAEGEVAVKALHYSNSVVLQIRYNGEFDSTYEVNSVGLRPGSMTNGRPLALNTYASEDNSQNGGSGEIDEETEEPTDYLADYKVVVRLGNGDDPKMNIVCSQIAELYNQMQGGDELRGVNLVISLSRKLWKGEDSHSRDFAVLVFLLQCIKDMYV